From one Lysinibacillus sp. G4S2 genomic stretch:
- a CDS encoding Mor transcription activator family protein produces the protein MDKSTLDSSCFNGAYKEFVELIGYKNTLRVYDYFAGQYVTFPKRLLSEEYLHEQIVKEYDGTNAKELARKYDYSYSWVRKILKKMAVYK, from the coding sequence ATGGATAAGAGCACATTAGATAGCTCTTGCTTCAATGGAGCATATAAAGAGTTTGTAGAACTTATAGGATATAAAAATACACTTCGAGTGTATGACTATTTTGCAGGACAATACGTGACCTTTCCTAAAAGACTATTGTCTGAAGAATACTTACATGAACAAATAGTGAAGGAATATGATGGTACGAATGCTAAAGAGTTAGCTAGAAAATATGATTATTCTTATAGTTGGGTTAGAAAAATATTAAAAAAGATGGCTGTTTATAAATAA
- a CDS encoding recombinase family protein, whose translation MTVVPNKRVAIYARVSTTEQAEEGYSIDEQIRVLREYCEREGYGIYDEYIDRGISGKNITGRPAVQRLLSDADDKKFDVVFVWKMNRLARKSVDLMNMVEKFNSKNIAFRSYTEKYETETPTGKLQFQMMAAIAEYERNNIAENVKMGMIARAKEGKWNGGHILGYDVLEVGGENKKRKNTALVINEREAHVIRIIFQMYTTGQGYKAIANFINHAGYRTKKNKTFSLNAIKTIVTNPVYAGYIRYNVRRDWNEKRHNNINPDPVIVQGCHEAIISEETWQIAQKVYKERTCKPNRIHDGEFPLTGIMRCPQCGAGMVIGRTTNRTKSGEKRVLEYYVCGAWKNKGTNACRSNGVRTDYADPYVLKKLSDLLRSDKLIEELVASINDKQSSIYEPIQKEHDRYENEWASLKYKLEKTWEAYMDELITKQSYVEKSQAIEQQMNDIKVAAELLKKQLRQSTITKVKYEQVKAILRNFDKAFQKALTREQRKRLLHLLIHQITISENRKIESIQIKLNNHVLQELELGVGEVSEDTSSAPFSVLIAI comes from the coding sequence ATGACAGTAGTACCAAATAAACGAGTTGCAATTTATGCTCGTGTGTCAACTACGGAACAAGCTGAAGAGGGTTACAGTATTGATGAACAAATCCGAGTGTTACGGGAGTATTGTGAGCGAGAAGGATATGGTATTTATGATGAATATATAGATCGAGGAATTAGTGGTAAAAACATTACAGGTCGTCCAGCAGTCCAACGCTTATTATCTGATGCAGATGATAAAAAGTTTGATGTAGTATTCGTTTGGAAAATGAATCGACTAGCTCGTAAGAGTGTGGATTTAATGAATATGGTAGAGAAGTTCAATAGTAAAAACATTGCTTTCCGTTCATACACTGAAAAATATGAAACAGAGACACCAACAGGAAAACTACAGTTTCAAATGATGGCAGCAATTGCAGAGTATGAGCGTAATAACATCGCTGAAAATGTAAAGATGGGGATGATTGCTCGTGCCAAAGAAGGGAAATGGAATGGTGGTCACATACTTGGGTATGATGTGCTCGAAGTAGGTGGAGAAAATAAAAAGCGGAAAAACACTGCTCTGGTTATTAATGAGCGTGAAGCACATGTTATTCGCATTATTTTTCAAATGTACACAACGGGACAAGGCTATAAAGCTATAGCGAATTTTATTAATCACGCAGGATATCGTACAAAGAAGAACAAAACATTTTCGTTGAATGCGATTAAAACGATTGTGACGAATCCTGTATATGCTGGTTATATTAGATATAACGTACGTAGAGATTGGAATGAAAAAAGGCACAATAATATTAATCCTGATCCAGTCATCGTCCAAGGTTGCCATGAAGCAATTATTTCTGAAGAAACATGGCAAATTGCTCAAAAGGTTTATAAGGAACGTACATGTAAACCAAACCGAATACATGATGGAGAGTTTCCATTAACAGGTATTATGCGATGTCCTCAATGCGGAGCAGGGATGGTCATTGGTCGTACAACGAATCGTACAAAGTCTGGCGAGAAAAGAGTATTAGAGTATTATGTATGTGGAGCATGGAAAAACAAAGGAACAAACGCTTGTCGTTCAAATGGTGTACGAACAGACTATGCCGATCCATATGTTCTAAAAAAGCTATCCGATTTACTTAGAAGTGATAAGCTAATTGAAGAATTGGTGGCAAGTATTAATGATAAACAATCATCGATTTATGAACCTATTCAAAAAGAGCATGATCGTTATGAAAATGAATGGGCATCATTAAAATATAAGTTAGAGAAGACTTGGGAAGCATATATGGATGAACTAATAACTAAACAAAGCTACGTTGAGAAATCACAAGCTATTGAACAGCAGATGAATGATATTAAAGTTGCTGCGGAGCTATTAAAGAAACAACTTCGGCAGTCGACCATTACAAAAGTAAAGTATGAACAAGTGAAAGCTATACTCAGAAATTTTGATAAAGCATTCCAAAAAGCTCTTACTAGAGAGCAGCGTAAACGACTGTTACACTTGTTGATTCATCAAATTACAATTAGTGAAAATCGTAAGATTGAGAGTATACAAATCAAGCTGAATAACCATGTATTACAGGAACTAGAATTAGGAGTTGGAGAAGTGTCTGAGGACACTTCTTCAGCTCCTTTTTCTGTTTTGATTGCTATTTAG
- a CDS encoding JAB domain-containing protein, with protein MLPSKRVNIVSVKLVKEASMLYKNRRIRSPQDCYELFKEFLGEVDREYFVVMCLDAKNQPTNISIAHIGSLNLSIVHPREVLKTAILSNAASIICCHPHPSGDPTPSQEDIDVTKRLVAAGEIIGVDVLDHIVLGDGCYISMKERGYMEIE; from the coding sequence ATGCTACCATCGAAACGAGTAAACATTGTATCTGTAAAATTAGTGAAAGAAGCGAGTATGTTGTACAAAAACCGTCGTATTCGTAGCCCACAAGATTGTTATGAATTGTTCAAGGAATTTTTAGGTGAGGTAGACCGAGAGTATTTTGTGGTCATGTGTTTGGACGCGAAGAATCAGCCAACAAACATCAGTATTGCACACATAGGTAGTTTGAATCTCTCCATAGTTCATCCTAGAGAGGTACTGAAAACAGCTATTTTAAGCAATGCTGCTTCCATCATTTGCTGTCATCCACATCCATCAGGCGACCCTACACCAAGCCAAGAGGATATTGATGTAACAAAGAGGTTAGTAGCTGCTGGTGAAATCATTGGAGTGGATGTCCTAGACCATATTGTGCTGGGAGATGGTTGTTATATATCAATGAAAGAAAGAGGGTATATGGAAATTGAATAA
- the rlmH gene encoding 23S rRNA (pseudouridine(1915)-N(3))-methyltransferase RlmH, producing MNITIVSVGKLKEKYLKMGIDEYVKRLGGYAKMDVIEVPDEKAPEQLSDAEMEIVKKKEGERILSKIGPDTYVIALAINGKMKTSEQMAADLESLMTYGKSKIAFVIGGSLGLHDDVLKRADEQQSFGKMTLPHQLMKLVLVEQVYRSFRIMKGEPYHK from the coding sequence GTGAATATAACGATTGTATCAGTCGGAAAACTAAAAGAAAAGTACTTAAAAATGGGTATTGATGAATATGTAAAACGTCTCGGTGGCTATGCAAAAATGGATGTAATCGAGGTACCAGATGAAAAAGCACCCGAGCAGCTAAGCGATGCCGAAATGGAAATCGTTAAGAAAAAAGAGGGTGAACGTATTCTATCTAAAATCGGCCCAGATACATACGTTATCGCCCTAGCCATTAATGGCAAAATGAAAACCTCTGAACAAATGGCGGCAGATCTTGAATCCCTCATGACCTACGGCAAAAGCAAAATCGCGTTCGTCATTGGCGGCTCCCTTGGTTTACACGATGATGTTTTGAAACGAGCTGATGAACAGCAATCATTTGGAAAGATGACATTACCGCATCAGCTAATGAAGCTTGTATTGGTGGAGCAGGTTTATAGAAGTTTTAGGATTATGAAGGGTGAACCGTATCATAAGTAA
- a CDS encoding phage/plasmid primase, P4 family: protein MKGANQMSDHLKRYVQPLEEEQLETYVESHPFFEWANSNAHNFQNIHCDAIASYFNDLDIVNSDYVKGFQQKLNAAQQEHFQRALSDPQASENYPISIFRNLQYSCDHISVVEEILGNAERMCLENRGFHENKKGYDFNANSFGNHVLKRVQLLQSKREVKYAYYNGMYQVLAENEYSQILSSFIRELEKVKWRKSYQNEYLAVMSNLIPICETTSNPKNKVSLQNGYLDLMTGDFHTHDSNVMFFSQLGYEYDSQAKCPNFQHFINDIFDGDTERIDLIQEILGYVLWDGTEAQKFFVFLGNGANGKSVLAQLMTLLYGEQNISSTPLKRLDTSFGFQDLEGKWLNLAAENEHSGAINTEALKGISSGDRVLVDKKYKDPTTELLRTKLILIMNNMFRTTDKTNGFYRRLVIIPFEKTFVEYTGGEKRSDISYRDPKLYEKIAPEISGIFNFAIEGLERLKNNNWIFTSSEKCNGAMNQYRMDVSPEEMFFASMLEYSQGDNIKQSDVHKKYQDWSKRYESKLIVSPRSIVKRLEEYAELNSWKIEKYKNNVGHIRNLKWKNDSNGSDG, encoded by the coding sequence ATGAAAGGAGCCAATCAAATGTCGGATCATTTAAAAAGATATGTACAACCCTTGGAAGAGGAACAACTTGAAACATATGTAGAGAGCCATCCCTTTTTTGAATGGGCGAACAGCAACGCACATAACTTTCAGAATATACATTGTGATGCGATAGCTAGTTATTTTAACGATCTTGATATAGTCAACAGTGACTATGTAAAAGGCTTTCAACAAAAGCTAAATGCTGCCCAACAAGAACATTTTCAACGAGCACTTAGCGATCCACAAGCTAGTGAGAATTATCCTATCAGTATTTTTAGAAACCTTCAATATTCTTGTGATCATATCAGCGTTGTAGAGGAAATCTTAGGTAATGCAGAAAGAATGTGTCTTGAAAATCGAGGCTTTCATGAAAACAAAAAAGGTTATGACTTCAACGCTAACTCATTCGGTAATCATGTTTTAAAACGTGTACAACTGTTGCAAAGCAAGAGAGAGGTTAAATATGCGTATTACAATGGGATGTATCAAGTTTTAGCAGAAAATGAATATAGCCAAATTTTGTCTAGCTTTATACGTGAATTAGAAAAAGTAAAGTGGCGAAAGTCGTATCAAAACGAATATTTAGCTGTAATGTCAAATCTAATCCCAATTTGCGAGACTACCTCAAATCCTAAAAATAAAGTTAGTTTACAAAATGGTTATTTGGATTTAATGACAGGAGATTTTCATACACATGATTCTAATGTTATGTTTTTTTCCCAATTAGGATATGAGTATGATTCTCAGGCTAAATGCCCCAATTTTCAGCATTTTATCAATGATATATTTGATGGTGACACAGAACGAATTGATTTGATACAAGAAATTTTAGGTTACGTTTTATGGGATGGTACGGAAGCACAAAAGTTTTTCGTGTTCTTAGGAAATGGAGCTAATGGGAAATCGGTGTTAGCACAACTTATGACTTTGTTATATGGGGAACAAAACATTTCTAGTACACCATTAAAAAGATTAGATACTTCTTTTGGGTTTCAAGACTTAGAGGGAAAGTGGTTGAATTTGGCAGCGGAAAACGAGCATAGTGGTGCTATTAATACAGAAGCACTAAAAGGGATTTCTTCAGGAGATCGGGTGTTGGTTGATAAGAAATACAAAGATCCTACGACAGAATTACTTCGTACAAAATTAATCCTCATAATGAACAATATGTTCAGAACAACTGATAAAACAAATGGTTTCTATAGAAGGCTAGTAATCATTCCTTTTGAGAAAACATTTGTAGAATATACTGGTGGGGAGAAACGAAGTGACATATCGTATAGAGATCCAAAATTGTATGAAAAAATTGCTCCAGAAATCAGTGGTATTTTCAATTTTGCTATAGAGGGCTTGGAACGACTAAAAAATAATAACTGGATATTTACTTCAAGTGAAAAATGTAATGGGGCAATGAACCAGTATAGAATGGATGTATCCCCTGAGGAAATGTTTTTTGCTAGTATGCTTGAGTACAGTCAAGGGGACAATATTAAACAGTCTGATGTGCATAAAAAATATCAAGACTGGAGTAAACGTTATGAAAGTAAATTGATTGTTTCCCCTAGAAGCATTGTTAAGAGGTTAGAAGAATATGCTGAGTTGAATTCTTGGAAAATCGAAAAATATAAAAATAACGTTGGTCATATACGAAACTTAAAATGGAAAAATGATAGTAATGGGAGTGACGGGTGA
- a CDS encoding site-specific DNA-methyltransferase, which translates to MKEELFSILNLNDRNEIKNFAKKIGVQVKTLSYFNDNCIYPDQRIIKKILEVKPELNEIELKIRLGHIDSNILSFLQNNIQNITSIYNSDEDLKILNRELPIADFSTSLGKLFNADCLEIMGRMEDNSVDLIFADPPFNLNKDYESGINDKLSKVDYLNWTEKWLTECIRILKDGGSFFIWNLPSWNTYSAEILNKHLNLRHWIAVDIKYSLPIANKLYPSHYSLLYYVKGNRPQTFNQERLPLEICQHCGGDIKDYGGYKNKLNIQGISLTDVWKDISPVRHKKYKNRGSNELPLNLLERIISLSTNEGDLVFDPFGGSGTTFIVSEILKRKWIGSELGPVDIIMDRFEDLSFQKQLINEIQSSKNVLFTEKTKKIRHKNGHWLPETL; encoded by the coding sequence ATGAAAGAAGAATTATTTTCGATTCTTAACTTAAATGATCGCAATGAAATAAAAAATTTCGCAAAAAAAATTGGTGTTCAGGTCAAAACATTATCATATTTTAATGACAATTGTATTTATCCTGACCAAAGAATTATTAAGAAAATACTAGAAGTAAAGCCTGAACTAAACGAAATTGAGTTAAAAATCCGGCTGGGACATATTGATTCAAATATATTAAGTTTTCTACAAAACAATATTCAAAATATCACTTCTATTTACAATTCTGATGAAGATTTAAAAATATTAAACAGAGAGCTTCCGATAGCAGATTTCAGTACATCTTTAGGCAAACTTTTTAATGCCGATTGTCTTGAAATAATGGGTAGAATGGAAGATAACTCTGTGGATTTAATTTTTGCAGATCCCCCTTTTAATTTAAATAAAGATTATGAATCTGGAATTAACGATAAGCTAAGTAAAGTAGACTATCTCAATTGGACTGAAAAATGGTTAACTGAATGTATTCGTATTTTAAAAGATGGTGGATCCTTCTTTATTTGGAATTTACCATCATGGAATACTTATTCAGCAGAGATTCTTAATAAACACTTAAATTTAAGACATTGGATCGCAGTTGATATCAAATATAGTTTGCCAATTGCTAACAAACTTTATCCATCACATTACTCACTACTGTACTATGTCAAGGGCAATAGACCACAAACTTTTAATCAAGAACGTCTACCACTAGAAATTTGTCAACATTGCGGTGGGGATATAAAAGATTATGGTGGATATAAAAACAAATTAAACATTCAAGGAATTAGCCTAACCGATGTTTGGAAAGACATCTCACCTGTAAGGCATAAGAAATATAAAAATCGTGGAAGTAATGAATTACCTTTAAATCTTTTAGAGCGTATCATTAGTTTATCGACAAATGAGGGTGATCTAGTATTTGATCCCTTTGGTGGCAGTGGAACAACCTTTATAGTTAGTGAAATTCTTAAAAGAAAATGGATTGGATCCGAATTAGGTCCTGTAGATATTATTATGGATCGTTTTGAAGACCTAAGCTTTCAGAAACAATTAATTAATGAAATTCAAAGCTCAAAAAATGTATTATTTACCGAAAAAACGAAAAAAATTAGACATAAAAATGGTCATTGGTTGCCCGAAACACTTTAA
- a CDS encoding AAA family ATPase — MEVITFFNNKGGVGKTTLGVNIAAFFSLELGKRVLIIDIDPQANTTQMLVPEENWDTLYTKEGKTHNTLYDYLEPLIQGDPELRVEDIEPLKGEGNRFGVDLIPGDPNISIIEDVLSDAWNKCVSGSVEGFRKSNWLKSISTKFDDVYDFIFIDVGPSLGALNRSVLLNSDYIITPMGSDIFSLMAVKNISKWINHWKSTYNNGVALMDRSGTSYSRFNINLDVTYSSMMIGYSVQQYITKTFKDGRRPIKSYDAIIQEIPNVIETHLKELIPDEFNIDILNLGDVPYLYSLVPLAQSNNTPIFQLNGGDGVTGLQYGQVNNYKETIAGICGKILENLEAVK, encoded by the coding sequence TTGGAAGTTATAACTTTTTTTAATAATAAGGGTGGCGTTGGTAAAACTACATTAGGGGTTAATATTGCCGCATTTTTTTCCTTAGAGTTAGGGAAAAGGGTATTAATAATAGATATAGATCCTCAAGCAAATACAACGCAAATGCTAGTACCAGAAGAGAATTGGGATACTCTTTATACAAAAGAGGGAAAAACACACAATACTTTATATGACTATTTAGAGCCATTAATTCAAGGTGATCCTGAATTAAGAGTGGAAGATATAGAACCACTAAAAGGGGAGGGAAATAGATTTGGAGTAGATTTAATACCAGGTGATCCTAATATTTCTATTATTGAAGATGTTTTAAGTGATGCTTGGAATAAATGTGTATCAGGTTCAGTTGAAGGCTTTAGAAAAAGTAATTGGTTAAAAAGTATAAGTACAAAGTTCGATGATGTATATGATTTTATTTTTATAGATGTGGGTCCTTCGCTAGGAGCGTTGAATAGAAGTGTTTTACTAAATTCAGATTATATAATAACCCCCATGGGCTCGGATATATTTAGCTTGATGGCTGTTAAAAATATTTCAAAATGGATCAATCATTGGAAGTCTACTTATAATAATGGCGTAGCTTTAATGGATAGAAGTGGGACATCTTATTCACGCTTTAATATTAATTTAGATGTTACATATTCTAGCATGATGATAGGCTATTCAGTTCAACAATATATAACTAAAACCTTTAAAGATGGAAGAAGACCTATTAAATCTTATGATGCAATTATTCAAGAAATACCTAATGTTATAGAAACTCATCTTAAAGAATTGATACCTGATGAATTTAATATTGATATATTAAACCTTGGGGATGTTCCTTATTTATATAGCTTGGTACCTTTAGCTCAATCAAATAATACACCTATTTTTCAATTGAATGGAGGAGACGGTGTTACAGGTCTTCAATATGGACAAGTAAATAATTATAAAGAAACTATTGCAGGAATCTGTGGTAAAATTCTAGAGAATTTGGAGGCAGTAAAATGA
- a CDS encoding SIR2 family protein, translated as MISTPPNLIREIAHKRVVFFLGSGISANSEATSPTTQIKNPLTWGDFIKGVKALVPEDKPAMKYIDSMIQKEDYLKALQAIKNNCDSGQYNDFLRQNFDEPHFSPNKIHDYIKDINCKIVVTTNFDKIYEQCCGSQGYPVVNYYDPISKLISNLRSSQNLIIKAHGTIDDVNNIIFTDNEFFMARRENIDFYNVLKALFLTHTVVFLGYSLNDPDINLQLELTNRTKVESNPHYIFMSKGVDEELKKQWKECYNVNIFEYGDNYLDLEPYMHQLALEVDLYKVQNQLPK; from the coding sequence ATGATAAGTACACCACCAAATTTAATTAGAGAGATTGCTCATAAAAGAGTTGTATTTTTCCTGGGATCAGGAATTTCTGCAAATTCTGAAGCTACGTCACCAACAACACAAATAAAAAATCCTTTGACATGGGGGGATTTTATAAAAGGGGTAAAAGCTTTAGTTCCTGAGGATAAACCAGCTATGAAGTATATTGATTCAATGATTCAAAAAGAAGATTATTTAAAAGCATTGCAAGCAATAAAAAACAATTGTGATTCTGGACAATATAATGATTTTTTAAGACAGAATTTTGATGAGCCCCATTTTTCACCTAATAAAATTCATGACTATATAAAAGATATAAATTGTAAAATAGTTGTCACTACAAATTTCGATAAAATATATGAACAATGTTGCGGATCGCAAGGATATCCGGTTGTTAATTATTATGATCCTATCAGCAAGTTAATTTCTAATTTAAGATCATCACAAAATCTCATTATTAAAGCGCATGGAACCATTGATGATGTAAATAATATTATATTTACTGATAATGAATTTTTTATGGCTCGTAGAGAGAATATAGATTTTTACAATGTATTAAAAGCTCTATTTTTAACTCATACAGTAGTCTTTTTAGGGTATAGTTTAAATGATCCTGATATTAACTTACAGTTAGAATTAACTAACAGAACTAAAGTGGAAAGTAATCCCCATTACATATTTATGTCAAAAGGCGTGGATGAGGAATTAAAGAAACAATGGAAAGAATGCTATAATGTTAACATTTTTGAATATGGAGATAATTATTTAGATTTAGAGCCATACATGCATCAATTGGCTCTTGAAGTAGATTTGTATAAAGTACAAAATCAACTTCCAAAGTAA
- a CDS encoding DUF1643 domain-containing protein, producing the protein MKIIKSILRTEVTYDDEIKNKYVVKKEWDKSKRKALILMKSAGLTDEIVQDQTTMYVMNNLTKLGYGSVVIMNLFPSLEGKDTNGAATENLKFVQEEVTKVDDVIVAVGTGIETNKEAVKRLHMIMAIFLDKKANILQIESSRGRRGFHPLYPAVKNGWKLVPYDKPTAEQAE; encoded by the coding sequence ATGAAGATAATAAAAAGTATACTAAGAACAGAGGTAACATACGATGACGAAATAAAAAATAAGTACGTTGTTAAGAAAGAGTGGGATAAGAGCAAAAGAAAGGCACTCATTCTGATGAAAAGTGCTGGCTTAACAGATGAAATTGTACAGGATCAGACGACAATGTATGTCATGAATAATCTCACAAAGCTAGGCTATGGTTCAGTTGTTATTATGAATTTGTTTCCGTCACTTGAAGGCAAAGATACAAATGGTGCGGCTACTGAAAACTTAAAATTTGTTCAAGAAGAAGTTACAAAGGTAGATGATGTCATCGTTGCAGTAGGTACAGGTATTGAAACAAATAAAGAAGCAGTAAAACGACTGCATATGATCATGGCTATCTTCCTTGATAAGAAAGCAAACATACTTCAAATAGAAAGTTCTAGGGGGAGAAGAGGTTTCCATCCGCTTTATCCAGCAGTAAAAAATGGGTGGAAGTTAGTTCCTTACGATAAACCAACTGCAGAGCAAGCCGAATAG